In Luteipulveratus mongoliensis, the DNA window GCTGAGTGAGCCGTCCCAGGAGCCGGCGGCGATCGCGATCGCGACCACGCCGATCAGGACGACGGACACGACCAGGCGTTGCCGCAGCAGCAGGATGAGGAACGAGACGCCGAAGAAGACGCCTGCGACGCTGGCGCCCTCCGGCTGAAGCCACATCAGCACGAACGCGGTCGCGATGACCGCGACCACCAGGCCCCACTCCAACGGATCCCGCCGCGGCGCACGGAGCACGACACCGAGCCCGCTGAGCACGAACGTCAGCAGGACCAGGAGCACCGCCGGTGAAGAGGTCGGGGACGGCTCGGCCGTGAAGCTCACGCTGGTGACGATGCCGATGACGACCAGCGGCACGACGCGCAGCATCCGCGTGAGCTGCTGCGAGGGCCGGCCCTGCTCCGTCACATCGAGGGTCACTTCTCGACGGTAATCCTGACCGGCGCGTACAGCGTCCACCCAGGGGTACAGATCGTGCTCGGTCCCTGGGCCATGCCAAGTCCCACCTGTGCGGCGATGTGGGCGAGGGCGTACGCCGGAGACGCTGGGCTGGTCATGTTCGACCTAGCTCTCGAGAAAGCAGGAGCGATGTCTGTTCCCATCTTCTGGTCCATCAGGATCTTCATCAGCGTGTTCGCCGCCGTGAGCGCAGCGACGCTGGTCGTTGCGTACGTCCTGCGCGACCACGCGGACGAGGTCACCTCGACCGTGTGGATCCGTGGGTCCTTGGTGCTGCTCAGCAGCCTGGCCCTGCTGTGGTTCGCCTCACGCGCGGCGGCGGGTCATGAGCGGTCGTTCGTACGCCTGCGTCTCATCTCGGTGGTCGTGCTCGTCGCGCTCGTGGTCATGGCCGCGCTGCCCGGCGTGCTGCCGACCTGGATGCGGGTCGAGCACGTCATCGGCGCCGCGCTGATGCTCGCCGTCGTCATCCGCGTTGCTGAGGTCCAGCGCCGCGGGGGAGTCGTGGCTAAGCGACCGGCCTCGGCACCACGCACGCAGGGGACGTGATGTCGGTCGGCACTCCCTGGCTCGGCACGCCGCGTTCCGACAGGCGATGCGCCTGGACCTGGTTGCCGTAGAGCCCGGCCACGACCATGAGGTCGTCCGCGACAGAGAAGTGCCGAGGATGTGCCGCCGTCGGGACCTCGGCGAGCATCGCGAGCTCGTCTGACGAGGTGTCGAAGACCGTCACCGTGTCTGGGCCGCGGTTCGAGACGTACGCCAGCCGGCGCGCCTCGTCGATGTGCAGGTGGGCCACGTCGTTGGGTCCCGGACGGTCTGAGGCAGGACGCTGCTCGACCACGCGGAACTCGCCGGGGTGTTCCTCGTGCAGGCGCAAGAGCATCCCGGACAGCTCACCCACCACCCAAGCCTCAGCAGTGTCGATCGCGCGCACGAGCTGTCGCGGTCCGGTCCCGGCGGGGAGGGGCGAGATGGCGACCGGCTCGAGCCGTCCGCCTGCCAGCCGGTAGGTGCTGATCTCGTCGCCGCCCAGGTCGACGACACTGATCAGCTCTGAGTCGACGTGCGGTACGACGTGGTGGGCGTGGCTGGAGGTCTGTCGGGGATGGGGGCCAGAGCTCTCGAGCTGAAGTGTCTGAACGAGCTCCTGGGCCACGCCGTTCTCGTCGAGTTCAATGAGGCCGACAGCGCCGTCGCGATAGTTCGCCACCACCAGGTGGACGCCGTCCGGGGTCAGCGCCAGATGGCACGGCCCGGAGCCGCCGCTTGCGACAGACCCGAGCGTCCTCAGCCGAGGACCGTTGTCCTCGTCGCGCGCCTCGAGCGTCGCCACCTGCCCCTCGTCGCCCTCGCAGGCGACGTACAGCCGTTGACCGTCGGGTGACCAGGAGACCCAGCTGGGTGCCAGCAACGACGTGGAGGCGACAGCCGCGCCGAGGCGGCCCTCGGTGTCGAGGGTGTGCAGGGAGACCGTGCCTTGGCCGTCGGGTTGTGGAGTGCTCCCCACGGCCAGTGGTCGAGAGGACGCGGCGTCGGATGCAAGGGATTCAGACACAGCACTCAGAGTACTTGCTAGTTTGTAACCACTAAACGTTTAATCATCAGTAGGAGCGAAGTGACTCAGCCGAACGTCGTCCTGATCTGCGTCGATGAGTGGCGCGGCGACTGTCTCTCCGCGGCTGGACATCCAGCCGTACAGACGCCGTACCTCGATGACCTGGCAGCGGGCGGCACCCTGTTCAGTCGGGCGTACTCCGCCACCCCGACGTGCGTGCCTGCACGGGTCGCGCTGTTCACGGGGCAGTCGCAGGAGGTGCATGGGCGGGTGGGCTACACCGAGGGTGTGCCGTTCGAGCAGGCGCATCCGGTGACCGTGCAGGGTGAGTTCCGCAAGGCCGGCTACCAGACCCAGGCGATCGGCAAGATGCATGTGTGGCCCGAGCGGTCGCGTACCGGCTTCGACGACGTACGCCTGCACGACGGCTTCCTCCACCAGGCCCGCTCGAGCCACCGGCGACAGTTCGAGTTCTTCGACGACTACATCCCGTGGCTGCGCCGCCAGCCCGGCTCGTCTCCGACCGCCGACTACTTCGATCACGGCGTGAACTGCAACTCGGTGGTCGCCCGCCCCTGGGACAAGCCGGAGCAGCTGCACCCGACGAGCTGGATCGGGACGGAGGCCACCGAGTTCCTCTATCGGCGCGACCCGACGAAGCCCTTCTTCCTCTACCTGTCCTTCCACCGACCGCACCCGCCGTACGACCCGCCGGCCTGGGCGTTCGACATGTATATGGACCTACCGCCGTACGAGCCGGTGGTCGGCGACTGGGAGCAGCACTACGACGCGCATCGCCGCGACGGGGCGCACGACGCGTTCGTCGGGCACCTCGACCCGAGGGTCGTTCATCGGGCACGCGCCGGCTACTACGGGCTCATGACCCAGATCGATCACCAGGTCAACCGCTTCCGCGAGACGCTGTACGACTTCGGCCTGGCGGACAACACGGTCGTCGCCTTCACCTCCGATCACGGCGAGATGATGGGCGACCACCACATGTTCCGTAAGGGATTCGGCTATGAGGGCTCCGCGAACGTGCCGTTGATCATCGGTGGCGACACCGGTCGCGCGGCGCACGCCGACCGGGTGGTCGACGAGGTCGTCGAGCTGCGCGACATCATGCCGACCCTGCTCGACCTCGCCGGGATCCCGATCCCGCCGGAGTGCGACGGCCGCAGCCTCAAGCCGTTCCTCGACGGTGAGACGGTCACCGACTGGCGCCCCTACCTGCACGGCGAGCACGTCCTGCTCGGACAGTCGCTGCAGTGGGTGACCGACGGCAAGATCAAGTACTGCTGGGCCTCCGCGGAAGGCACCGAGGAGCTGTTCGACCTGGTTGCCGACCCAGAGGAGCGGCACAACCTCGCGACCTCCGCCGATCATCAAGACCTGCTGCACACCTGGCGCGGCCGACTGATCGAGAGTCTCGATGGTCGTGAGGAGGGCTACGTCCAGGGTGGGGATCTGGTGGCTGGCTGCACCCCGGTCAGCATCCTGCGGCACACCCGCGAGCGGATCGCGGCCGAGGCGAGCTGAGCGGGATGACCTCACCACCCACGATTCGTACGGTCGCGGAGCACGCCGGCGTCTCGGTGGCCACCGTTTCGCAGGTCTTGAGCGGCCGGGCCGGCGCGACCATCCGAGTCGGCGAGCAGACCCGAGAGCGAGTGCTCGCATCGGTCGAGAAGCTGGGTTACGTCCCGAACCAGGCGGCCCGCGGGATGCGGCGAGGGCGTACCGACCAGGTCTGCCTGGTGCTGCACCAGCTGGACACGCCCTGGTCGCGCGCCATGACCCAAGCCGTCGCGGACGCCGTGAGCCCGCACGGCTACAGCACGGTGATCCTCGCCGATGGTGACTGGGAGCGCTATCTCATGCGGCAGGGCGCTGACGCTGCGTTCATCGACGCGGTGGGGCCTGGCGATGCCGATCGGCTGCGTACGCTCGCCGCCCGCGGGGTCTCGATCGTCGCCTACGGCAACGGGATTCGGCCCGAAGGCTTCGACGTCGTACGGACCGAGGGGCGGGCGGCGTGCGAGGAGGCTGTCGCGATGCTGGCGAGCCGGCACGCCCGGATCGCACTACTGCGCAACGGAGGGTCGGCCTCGCTTCGGACGGTGGCGTTCCGGCACACGATGAGGAAGCACGGGCTCACGGTCGACCGCGACCTGGTGCGCGTGACCCACTCGTCCCGAGACATCGCCTATCGGGAGGCGATCAGCCTGCTGCAGATGGCCGATCGTCCGACCGCGATCTTCGCCACCTCCGACCTCGCCGCGATGAGCGCGCTCGCTGCGGCGCACCGCCTCGGCGTCCGGGTGCCGGACGACCTCGAGATCATCGGCGTCGGCAACAGCCCTGAAGGCGAGGCGGCCGACCCGCCACTGACCAGCGTCGGCGCGGACGCGATCTTCACGGACATCGCCCAGATGCTGCTCGAACGGCTCCAGAGCCGGTCCCCGATCACGGGCCGGACGCTGACCTCGACGTGGACCGTCCACCGACGCGGTACGACCCGATAGTTCTTGCCGATCCTTCGCACTACCTCATTTGTGGAAGGTGCGGAAGGAAAGTAAAAGACATACAGAGATGTTGTGCCCTCGGGCAGATTCGAACTGCCGACACCCGCTTTAGGAGAGCGGTGCTCTATCCCCTGAGCTACGAGGGCGGACCGGCGTCTGCCGGACCAGTCGGCAAGCCTACGTGATGCGAGCCGACGTGTCTGACCGCCTCGGGGCGGACTGAACGACCTTGTGAACAAGAACGTGCAATTTCGTGAAACTTTCATAGCCAGGGAGGGCGGAAGGCACCGGTATTGTGCGAACACCATGGGCAGACACAGCGAACATGACGTCGTTCCTCAGGGTGGATCAAGCCGTCGGTCGCTCCTCGCGATCGGCCTTGTTTTATTGCTCGCGCTCGGCGCGCTCGGGTTCGTCAAGTATCTGACCGGTCGGGGGACCGAGGATGCCACGGCGGACGCGAGCCCCAAGGCGTGCGGCAAGACCACCTCCGTCAAAGTGGCGACCACCCCGGAATTCAACGGGCAGGTCGAGGCCGCCGTGCGCGCCCTCGGCGACCCGGCCAAGACGTGCACGAAGTACGACGTCACGAGCGAGCCCGCATCGCAGACCTCCGCCTCGATCCAGCAGAACTCCAACGTCCCCGACGTCTGGATCGCTGACAGCCCGATGCTGATCGATCAGGTCACGGCGGTGCGCGGCCAGGCGGCGGTGACGGTGGGCCCGACCCTCGCGTCGAGCCCCGTGGTGGTGGCCGTGCCCCCGCGTCTCAAGACCAATCCGATGGCCACCGGCCACCCGAGCTGGGTCAAGGTGATCGATGGCACGCTCCCGTTGGCCGTCGACTCCACCAAGTCGACTGCCTCGTTGGTCGCGATCACCACGGCCAGCCAGTTCGTCGCGACTCCCGCGGACAAGCAGTCCCTCGTGCAGTCCTTCGTGGGTCTCAGCCGTACGCCTCCGACGGCGGCAGCGGTCGACCTCACTGCCAAGGACTCGCGGGCCGTCCCGGTCAGTGAGCAGCAGCTGGTCGAGCTGAACAAGAAGGCCTCGGAGCCCGCCACCGCGCTGGTGCCGTCCGAGGGTGCCGGTCAGCTCGTCTACTCGTGGGTGGTGCCGGCCAAGTCGCAGACTGCTCCGACCGCCGCGCTCGAGGCCCTCCAGCAGCAGCTGGTCTCACCGACCATCAAGAAGTCCCTCACGGACGCCGGCTTCCGGGTGACGGGATTGTCCGCCCCGGCCGGCACCGGCGTACCGGCAGACGTGAAGCTCGTGGCCACGCCCTCCAAGGATCAGGCGACGGACGCGCAAAAGCTGTGGACCAACGTCCGCAAGGACTCCCGGATGCTCATCGTCCTCGACGCGTCAGGCTCGATGACGACGCCGGTGCCAGGCGTCGGTAAGCGCGTCGACATCGCGGTCGGCTTCTCGCTCAAGAGCTTCGACACCATGCCGCAGGGCAGCGAGGTCGGACTCTGGGCGTTCTCGACCGACCTCAACGGCAAGGGCACGGACTACAAGAAACTGGCCGATCCCGCCCGCCTCGACGTCAAGGCCAACAAGGACAAGCTGCGCGCGGCAGCGGGACAGGTGCCCGACCTCGTCAAGCGCAACGGCGACACCGGGCTCTACGACTCGATCGCTGCGGCCTATGAGCAGATGTCGATCACCTACGACCCCAACTACGTCAACTCGGTCATCGTCATGACCGACGGCAAGAACGACGACCCGGGCGGCGGGCTCACCCTGGCCCAGCTGACCAGCAAGCTGCGCGGGCTGTACGACCCCAAGAAGCCGGTCAAGATCATCACCATCGCCATGGGCGGAGACTCCGACCCGAAGGAGCTGCAGCAGCTTGCGCAGCTCACGAGGGGTCTGTCCTACGTCGCCAAGACGCCGGCGGAGATGAAGTCGGTCTTCCTGGACGCGTACGCCCACCGGCACGACTCGAGCGGCTAGGGCTACACCTTCGCGGGCAGCGTGCGGACGAAGTCGAGGCTGCGCTCGACCCACTCACGCAGCTCGTCGTCGGACTCGAGCCGGGACTCACCGACCCGCAGCCAGCCGTTCAACGCCTTGCCGCGCATCTCGAACGGCTCGACGTCGACCTCGG includes these proteins:
- a CDS encoding arylsulfatase, which gives rise to MTQPNVVLICVDEWRGDCLSAAGHPAVQTPYLDDLAAGGTLFSRAYSATPTCVPARVALFTGQSQEVHGRVGYTEGVPFEQAHPVTVQGEFRKAGYQTQAIGKMHVWPERSRTGFDDVRLHDGFLHQARSSHRRQFEFFDDYIPWLRRQPGSSPTADYFDHGVNCNSVVARPWDKPEQLHPTSWIGTEATEFLYRRDPTKPFFLYLSFHRPHPPYDPPAWAFDMYMDLPPYEPVVGDWEQHYDAHRRDGAHDAFVGHLDPRVVHRARAGYYGLMTQIDHQVNRFRETLYDFGLADNTVVAFTSDHGEMMGDHHMFRKGFGYEGSANVPLIIGGDTGRAAHADRVVDEVVELRDIMPTLLDLAGIPIPPECDGRSLKPFLDGETVTDWRPYLHGEHVLLGQSLQWVTDGKIKYCWASAEGTEELFDLVADPEERHNLATSADHQDLLHTWRGRLIESLDGREEGYVQGGDLVAGCTPVSILRHTRERIAAEAS
- a CDS encoding VWA domain-containing protein, which codes for MGRHSEHDVVPQGGSSRRSLLAIGLVLLLALGALGFVKYLTGRGTEDATADASPKACGKTTSVKVATTPEFNGQVEAAVRALGDPAKTCTKYDVTSEPASQTSASIQQNSNVPDVWIADSPMLIDQVTAVRGQAAVTVGPTLASSPVVVAVPPRLKTNPMATGHPSWVKVIDGTLPLAVDSTKSTASLVAITTASQFVATPADKQSLVQSFVGLSRTPPTAAAVDLTAKDSRAVPVSEQQLVELNKKASEPATALVPSEGAGQLVYSWVVPAKSQTAPTAALEALQQQLVSPTIKKSLTDAGFRVTGLSAPAGTGVPADVKLVATPSKDQATDAQKLWTNVRKDSRMLIVLDASGSMTTPVPGVGKRVDIAVGFSLKSFDTMPQGSEVGLWAFSTDLNGKGTDYKKLADPARLDVKANKDKLRAAAGQVPDLVKRNGDTGLYDSIAAAYEQMSITYDPNYVNSVIVMTDGKNDDPGGGLTLAQLTSKLRGLYDPKKPVKIITIAMGGDSDPKELQQLAQLTRGLSYVAKTPAEMKSVFLDAYAHRHDSSG
- a CDS encoding lactonase family protein, translated to MSESLASDAASSRPLAVGSTPQPDGQGTVSLHTLDTEGRLGAAVASTSLLAPSWVSWSPDGQRLYVACEGDEGQVATLEARDEDNGPRLRTLGSVASGGSGPCHLALTPDGVHLVVANYRDGAVGLIELDENGVAQELVQTLQLESSGPHPRQTSSHAHHVVPHVDSELISVVDLGGDEISTYRLAGGRLEPVAISPLPAGTGPRQLVRAIDTAEAWVVGELSGMLLRLHEEHPGEFRVVEQRPASDRPGPNDVAHLHIDEARRLAYVSNRGPDTVTVFDTSSDELAMLAEVPTAAHPRHFSVADDLMVVAGLYGNQVQAHRLSERGVPSQGVPTDITSPACVVPRPVA
- a CDS encoding LacI family DNA-binding transcriptional regulator yields the protein MTSPPTIRTVAEHAGVSVATVSQVLSGRAGATIRVGEQTRERVLASVEKLGYVPNQAARGMRRGRTDQVCLVLHQLDTPWSRAMTQAVADAVSPHGYSTVILADGDWERYLMRQGADAAFIDAVGPGDADRLRTLAARGVSIVAYGNGIRPEGFDVVRTEGRAACEEAVAMLASRHARIALLRNGGSASLRTVAFRHTMRKHGLTVDRDLVRVTHSSRDIAYREAISLLQMADRPTAIFATSDLAAMSALAAAHRLGVRVPDDLEIIGVGNSPEGEAADPPLTSVGADAIFTDIAQMLLERLQSRSPITGRTLTSTWTVHRRGTTR